One genomic region from Anabaena sp. PCC 7108 encodes:
- a CDS encoding NAD(P)H-dependent oxidoreductase, giving the protein MIIVDKALQAREALGKPVKVAMIGAGFMGRGIANQIINSVPGMKLVAIFNRHIDTAKRAYLEAGIEDIQVVTNVADLEEAIAQDQYAVTEDAMLLCEAEGIDAIIEVTGTIEFAAHLVMSAIAHQKHIILMNAELDGTIGPILKVHADRAGVILSACDGDQPGVEMNLYRFVKSIGLTPLLCGNIKGLQDPYRNPTTQEGFAKRWGQNPAMVTSFADGTKISFEQAIVANATDMKVAKRGMLGYDYTGHVDEMTKMYDVDQLKELGGIVDYVVGTKPGPGVFVFATHDDPKQRHYLNLYKLGEGPLYSFYTPYHLCHFEVPLSVARAVLFHDAVLAPIAGPVVDVVATAKIDLKAGETLDGIGYYMTYGQCENSAIVQQQNLLPMGIAEGCRLKRDLSKDQVLTYDDVELPEDRLCDKLRAEQTTYFTPAKTLILAK; this is encoded by the coding sequence ATGATTATTGTAGATAAAGCTCTTCAAGCACGGGAAGCATTAGGTAAGCCAGTCAAAGTAGCAATGATTGGTGCGGGTTTTATGGGACGAGGAATAGCTAATCAAATTATTAATTCAGTCCCTGGAATGAAGTTAGTTGCTATCTTCAATCGTCATATAGATACAGCTAAACGAGCTTATTTAGAAGCGGGAATTGAGGATATTCAGGTTGTTACTAATGTAGCTGATTTAGAAGAGGCTATCGCCCAAGACCAATATGCAGTCACCGAAGATGCCATGTTGCTGTGTGAAGCCGAAGGCATAGATGCAATCATTGAAGTCACAGGCACAATTGAATTTGCGGCTCATTTAGTTATGAGTGCGATCGCTCATCAAAAGCATATCATCTTGATGAATGCCGAACTCGACGGTACAATTGGTCCCATCCTCAAAGTCCATGCAGACCGCGCTGGAGTCATCCTCAGCGCCTGTGACGGCGACCAACCAGGGGTAGAAATGAACCTGTATCGCTTCGTCAAAAGCATCGGTTTAACCCCCCTATTGTGCGGCAACATCAAAGGTTTACAAGACCCCTACCGCAACCCCACCACCCAAGAAGGCTTTGCTAAACGCTGGGGTCAAAATCCCGCCATGGTAACAAGCTTTGCGGACGGCACAAAAATTTCTTTTGAGCAAGCAATAGTTGCCAATGCTACAGATATGAAAGTAGCAAAACGGGGGATGTTGGGATATGACTACACCGGTCATGTGGATGAAATGACCAAAATGTATGACGTTGACCAACTCAAAGAATTAGGTGGCATCGTTGATTATGTCGTCGGCACAAAACCTGGTCCAGGAGTGTTTGTTTTTGCCACCCACGACGACCCCAAACAACGCCATTATCTCAACCTCTATAAACTCGGTGAAGGTCCTCTCTACAGCTTCTACACCCCCTATCACCTTTGCCATTTTGAAGTTCCCCTATCAGTAGCGCGTGCAGTCCTGTTCCATGATGCCGTTTTAGCTCCCATAGCCGGACCCGTTGTCGATGTCGTCGCTACTGCTAAAATCGACCTCAAAGCTGGAGAAACTCTTGATGGTATTGGTTATTACATGACCTATGGACAATGTGAAAACTCAGCAATTGTCCAGCAACAAAACTTACTCCCAATGGGGATAGCCGAAGGATGTCGGTTAAAGCGTGATCTTAGCAAAGATCAAGTCCTCACCTACGACGACGTGGAATTGCCAGAAGATAGACTGTGCGACAAACTACGTGCTGAACAAACAACTTATTTTACTCCTGCCAAAACTCTAATACTGGCAAAATAG
- the rfbC gene encoding dTDP-4-dehydrorhamnose 3,5-epimerase: protein MLFTETILKDAFIIDLEEKPDHRGFFARTFCAEEFAAHGLKPTVAQCNLSFNHKKGTLRGMHYQILPAAETKLIRCIQGAIYDVIIDMRPESPTYLTHIGVELTASNRRALYVPEMFAHGYQALTDGAEVVYQVGEFYTPGYERGLRYDDPILEISWPLSVTEMSDKDRNWPLLESILIGV, encoded by the coding sequence ATGTTATTCACTGAAACTATTCTCAAAGATGCTTTTATTATTGACTTAGAAGAAAAACCAGATCATCGTGGTTTTTTTGCTCGGACATTTTGTGCTGAGGAATTTGCCGCACATGGTTTAAAGCCAACAGTTGCCCAATGTAACCTATCTTTTAATCACAAAAAAGGTACATTGCGGGGAATGCACTATCAAATTCTCCCAGCCGCAGAAACAAAATTAATTCGCTGTATTCAAGGAGCAATTTATGACGTAATTATTGATATGCGTCCCGAATCTCCAACTTATTTGACACATATTGGTGTAGAACTAACTGCGTCAAATCGCCGCGCTTTATATGTACCAGAAATGTTTGCTCATGGCTATCAAGCTTTAACAGATGGTGCAGAAGTTGTTTATCAAGTAGGTGAATTTTACACCCCTGGATATGAGCGTGGCTTGCGTTATGATGATCCGATTTTAGAAATCTCGTGGCCTTTGAGTGTCACAGAAATGTCTGATAAAGATCGGAATTGGCCTTTACTAGAATCTATTTTGATAGGAGTTTAA
- a CDS encoding glycosyltransferase family 2 protein — translation MNKLLSIAIPTYNRAVLLDKQLTWLTESIKGFESECEIIISDNCSEDNTQEIVKKWQLFLPNLTFHINKNSENVGVMKNIAYCLQAATSKYVWTVSDDDIIADKTISYIVNTLKQEPDLALLILNFSCRHEITRELLYQRCYELDQEKVEHDGKAAFERCIQENRSGVQLMSALVYKTELAQGALKKWSDGLKNLDYQVYLTGFCAFNGSVKITKDTFLENAFGASHWMVKPKILLKMQYIYSPEINIKLKEIGYSKIFCRKLVIQHFTNNNWRVLFGAFRRWPIMSFTTMIRYLGLVSKSFLESSAAYQKIEEISSPFSSLENKKIS, via the coding sequence GTGAATAAATTACTTAGCATCGCCATTCCCACATACAATCGTGCTGTCTTGCTTGATAAACAGTTAACTTGGTTAACTGAATCTATCAAAGGTTTTGAATCTGAATGTGAAATTATTATTTCTGATAACTGTTCAGAAGATAATACACAGGAAATAGTTAAGAAATGGCAGCTATTTTTACCAAATCTAACATTTCATATTAACAAAAATAGCGAAAATGTTGGTGTAATGAAAAATATTGCTTATTGCCTACAAGCTGCAACAAGCAAATATGTTTGGACTGTTAGTGATGATGATATTATCGCTGATAAAACGATATCTTATATCGTCAATACCTTGAAGCAAGAACCAGATTTAGCTTTACTGATATTGAATTTTTCCTGTCGTCATGAAATTACAAGGGAATTATTATATCAACGCTGTTATGAACTTGATCAGGAAAAAGTTGAGCATGATGGTAAAGCAGCATTTGAGCGCTGCATACAGGAAAATCGCTCCGGTGTGCAATTAATGTCTGCTCTAGTATACAAGACAGAATTAGCTCAGGGCGCTCTAAAAAAATGGTCTGATGGTTTGAAAAACTTAGATTACCAGGTTTATTTAACTGGTTTTTGTGCTTTTAATGGCAGCGTTAAAATAACCAAGGATACTTTTTTAGAAAATGCTTTCGGTGCTAGTCATTGGATGGTAAAACCCAAAATATTGCTAAAAATGCAATATATTTATTCACCCGAAATTAATATCAAACTCAAGGAGATAGGATACTCTAAAATATTTTGTAGAAAATTAGTTATTCAGCACTTCACCAATAATAATTGGCGAGTTTTATTTGGTGCTTTTAGAAGATGGCCTATCATGTCCTTCACCACCATGATTCGTTATCTTGGTTTAGTCAGTAAATCATTTTTAGAAAGCAGTGCTGCATACCAGAAAATAGAAGAGATATCTTCACCATTTAGCAGCCTAGAAAATAAAAAAATATCATAA
- a CDS encoding glycosyltransferase family 2 protein yields MNKLLTISIPTYNRSALLDKQLNWLAKSIKGFESECEILVSDNCSTDNTQSIIKKWQNILTNITFRSNKNSENLGVMPNIIYCLSSAKTKYVWTIGDDDPIKYEAVSYVIDKIKKIEDLSLLFLNFSGTNKITGEPVHPPTIVGNRWFDADSEDGKDDGKAIFEHCFAKSVGAVIFLTATVYRTDLVKGALQIWPDASSNWISLAYLAGYCAANGKVIVTKEVYLECIVGVSYWQKEPQSALLMQYKHIPEVILKLRENGYSQQFCRRMMLKNFKEVNLKVFLGALRRWPVPAIKTVALFLALVGLSAFEIMPVREFNIAEISDINSQEIRNNE; encoded by the coding sequence ATGAATAAATTACTTACAATTTCTATTCCTACTTATAATCGCTCCGCATTGCTAGACAAACAACTTAATTGGTTAGCAAAATCTATTAAAGGGTTTGAATCTGAATGTGAAATATTAGTTTCTGATAATTGTTCAACAGATAACACTCAATCCATTATTAAAAAATGGCAAAATATTCTTACAAACATCACATTTAGATCAAATAAAAATTCCGAAAATTTGGGCGTAATGCCAAATATTATTTATTGCCTAAGTTCTGCTAAAACCAAATATGTTTGGACAATTGGGGATGATGATCCAATTAAATATGAAGCTGTTAGTTATGTAATAGATAAAATTAAAAAAATTGAGGATCTATCATTATTATTTCTGAATTTTTCTGGTACTAATAAAATTACTGGTGAACCAGTTCATCCACCTACAATAGTTGGTAATCGTTGGTTTGATGCAGATAGTGAAGATGGTAAAGATGATGGAAAAGCAATATTTGAACATTGTTTTGCTAAAAGTGTAGGTGCAGTAATTTTTCTGACTGCTACAGTATATCGTACTGACTTAGTTAAAGGCGCTCTACAAATTTGGCCAGATGCAAGCAGTAATTGGATATCTTTAGCGTATTTAGCAGGATATTGTGCCGCTAATGGCAAGGTTATTGTTACTAAAGAAGTTTACTTAGAATGTATTGTAGGTGTAAGCTACTGGCAAAAAGAGCCACAATCTGCACTATTAATGCAATACAAACACATTCCAGAAGTAATTTTAAAGCTGCGAGAGAATGGATATTCTCAGCAATTTTGTCGTCGGATGATGTTGAAAAACTTCAAAGAAGTAAATTTGAAAGTATTTTTAGGTGCTTTAAGAAGATGGCCTGTACCTGCTATCAAAACAGTAGCTCTTTTTCTAGCTTTAGTCGGGTTATCTGCTTTTGAAATCATGCCAGTCAGAGAATTTAACATAGCAGAAATAAGTGATATTAATAGTCAAGAAATCAGAAATAATGAGTAA
- a CDS encoding NAD(P)-dependent oxidoreductase, whose translation MKILVTGTEGYLGSLLPPMLIARGHEVLGVDTGFYKVGWLYNGSDITAKTLNKDIRNITPEDLQGVEAIVHMAELSNDPTGQLAPNITYEINHLGSVRLANLAKAVGVRRFVYMSSCSVYGVASEDDVTEESPVNPQTAYAECKTLVERDVKPLADDDFSPTFMRNATAFGASPRMRFDIVLNNLSGLAWTTKEIKMTSDGTPWRPLVHALDICKAIVCALEAPRDIVHNQVFNVGDTANNYRVKEVAEIIADTFPGCKLSFGNNGSDNRSYRVSFEKINTILPGFKCDWNAQRGAEQLFNLFSQIHMTEDTFLFRGFTRLKQLEYLIRTQQIDQDFFWTKN comes from the coding sequence ATGAAGATATTAGTAACAGGAACAGAAGGATATTTAGGTTCTTTACTGCCTCCTATGTTAATTGCAAGAGGTCACGAAGTTCTCGGCGTAGATACTGGTTTTTATAAAGTTGGTTGGCTATATAACGGAAGTGATATAACAGCTAAAACCCTCAATAAAGATATTCGTAATATTACTCCTGAAGATTTACAGGGTGTGGAAGCAATCGTTCACATGGCGGAACTTTCCAATGATCCTACAGGACAATTAGCACCCAATATTACCTATGAAATTAATCATTTAGGTTCAGTTCGTCTTGCTAATTTAGCCAAAGCAGTAGGGGTACGTCGCTTTGTGTATATGTCTTCATGCAGTGTCTATGGCGTTGCTAGTGAAGATGATGTTACAGAAGAATCACCTGTTAATCCTCAAACAGCATATGCAGAATGCAAAACATTAGTAGAAAGAGATGTCAAACCATTAGCTGATGATGATTTTTCTCCCACCTTTATGCGGAATGCTACCGCTTTTGGTGCTTCTCCTAGAATGCGATTTGATATTGTTTTAAACAACTTATCAGGATTAGCATGGACTACCAAAGAAATTAAAATGACTAGTGATGGTACACCTTGGCGGCCATTAGTTCATGCTTTGGATATTTGTAAAGCCATTGTTTGCGCTTTAGAAGCACCTAGAGATATTGTCCACAATCAAGTCTTTAACGTTGGAGATACAGCAAATAATTATCGGGTTAAAGAAGTCGCAGAAATTATTGCTGATACTTTCCCTGGTTGTAAATTATCTTTTGGTAATAACGGATCAGATAACCGCAGTTATCGAGTATCTTTTGAGAAGATTAACACAATTCTTCCCGGATTTAAGTGTGATTGGAATGCTCAACGCGGTGCTGAACAATTATTTAATTTATTCAGTCAAATTCATATGACTGAAGATACTTTCTTGTTTAGAGGATTTACTCGGTTGAAGCAGTTAGAGTATCTAATTCGTACTCAACAAATTGACCAAGATTTTTTCTGGACTAAAAATTAG
- a CDS encoding glycosyltransferase family 8 protein: protein MYIDSTLQPIILVCAADNNYAMPLAVTVRSALANLKSKRQIALFILDGGINKTNKNKIIKSLQSDQVEISWIQIDDTQLNNLVLTRHLTTTSYYRLLITKFLPPEFDKAIYLDTDMVVKGNLEELWNIPLEDNYVLAVQDDVELYISMSDGLKNYKEVGISPDLKYFNSGLLVINLKQWRNENIGEKVLEYITQNREYVRNDQDGLNAVLAGKWQEIHPRWNQMPRIYDYSSWKESPYAEDIYEELLHQPYIIHFTNSPKPWYAGLQTECKHPKKDLFFQYLDMTSWSGWRDTVWRRLVRKLLKVTSLTTSKL, encoded by the coding sequence ATGTACATTGACTCCACACTTCAGCCGATTATACTTGTCTGTGCTGCTGATAATAACTATGCTATGCCCCTAGCGGTTACGGTTCGTTCAGCACTCGCAAATCTTAAAAGTAAGCGCCAAATAGCATTATTTATTCTTGATGGAGGGATTAATAAAACTAACAAAAACAAAATTATTAAATCACTTCAATCAGACCAAGTTGAGATTTCATGGATACAAATAGATGATACGCAGTTAAATAATCTGGTCTTGACTAGGCATCTAACAACTACTTCATATTATCGACTCCTAATTACTAAATTTTTACCACCAGAGTTTGATAAAGCAATTTATCTAGACACCGATATGGTAGTCAAAGGAAATTTAGAGGAGTTATGGAATATTCCTCTAGAAGACAACTATGTATTAGCAGTTCAGGATGATGTTGAACTGTATATATCAATGTCTGATGGATTGAAGAATTACAAAGAAGTCGGAATTAGCCCAGATTTGAAATATTTTAATTCTGGACTTTTAGTAATTAATCTAAAACAATGGCGCAACGAAAACATAGGAGAAAAAGTTCTTGAATACATAACACAGAATAGAGAATATGTCAGAAACGATCAAGATGGGTTGAATGCAGTGCTTGCGGGTAAATGGCAAGAAATTCATCCGCGATGGAATCAAATGCCGAGAATATATGATTATTCATCCTGGAAAGAGAGTCCTTATGCAGAAGATATCTATGAAGAACTTCTCCATCAACCTTACATTATTCACTTTACTAACTCTCCTAAACCTTGGTACGCAGGATTGCAAACAGAATGTAAGCACCCGAAAAAAGATTTATTTTTTCAATATCTTGATATGACATCTTGGTCAGGATGGCGGGATACTGTTTGGAGAAGACTGGTTAGAAAATTGTTGAAAGTAACATCACTAACTACGTCAAAACTCTAA
- the lhgO gene encoding L-2-hydroxyglutarate oxidase, producing MYDFAIIGGGIVGLSTAMSIGNRYPDARILVLEKESQWAFHQTGNNSGVIHSGIYYKPGSFKAKFCRDGSLSMIEFCQKYEIEHDICGKVIVATEEQELPRLETLYNRGLENGIPVQKISPEEVKEIEPHVSCVGGIRVFSTGIVNYKQVCLKYAEIIENQGGDLRLNTKVLQISHSGKNQVIETNKGSFETQFVINCAGLHSDRIAKLGKANPEAKIVPFRGEYYELTPEKRYLVKTLIYPVPNPDFPFLGVHFTRMIDNSVHAGPNAVLSLKREGYKKTDFDLRDFAEVITYPGFWKLAAKHADEGIQEIIRSFSKAAFVKSLQKLIPEVQAADLVPTHAGVRAQALKSNGSLVDDFLIVQGKNSIHVCNAPSPAATSSLEIGKAIVAQIPQESLLLKMAVKN from the coding sequence ATGTACGATTTTGCAATTATTGGTGGAGGAATAGTTGGACTTTCTACAGCAATGTCCATAGGAAATCGCTATCCTGACGCACGAATATTAGTACTAGAAAAAGAAAGTCAATGGGCATTTCATCAAACAGGCAATAATAGCGGCGTAATTCATTCGGGAATTTACTACAAACCAGGCAGCTTCAAAGCTAAATTTTGCCGTGATGGTAGTCTATCGATGATAGAATTCTGCCAAAAATATGAAATTGAACATGATATTTGTGGTAAGGTAATTGTGGCCACAGAAGAACAAGAACTACCCAGATTAGAAACTCTCTACAACAGAGGCTTAGAGAACGGAATACCAGTTCAAAAAATCAGTCCTGAAGAGGTTAAAGAAATTGAACCTCATGTCAGTTGTGTAGGTGGAATCCGTGTATTTTCTACAGGAATTGTTAATTACAAACAAGTTTGTTTAAAATACGCTGAAATTATTGAAAATCAAGGTGGAGATTTACGCCTCAATACCAAAGTTTTACAAATTTCTCACAGTGGGAAGAATCAGGTAATTGAAACCAACAAAGGTAGTTTTGAAACTCAATTTGTGATCAATTGTGCCGGATTGCATAGCGATCGCATTGCAAAATTAGGAAAAGCTAACCCCGAAGCCAAAATAGTTCCCTTCCGGGGCGAATATTACGAACTAACCCCAGAAAAGCGCTATTTGGTCAAAACGCTCATTTACCCGGTTCCCAACCCTGATTTCCCCTTTTTGGGTGTCCACTTTACCCGGATGATTGATAACAGTGTCCACGCAGGACCAAATGCAGTTCTCAGTCTCAAACGAGAAGGTTACAAAAAAACCGATTTTGACTTGCGAGATTTTGCCGAAGTAATCACCTATCCTGGTTTCTGGAAACTAGCAGCTAAACACGCTGATGAAGGAATTCAAGAAATCATTCGTTCCTTTAGTAAAGCTGCCTTTGTTAAGAGTTTACAAAAACTAATTCCCGAAGTCCAAGCCGCAGATTTAGTCCCCACCCATGCAGGAGTTCGCGCTCAAGCATTGAAGAGTAATGGTTCCTTAGTAGATGACTTTTTAATCGTCCAAGGCAAAAATTCTATTCATGTTTGCAATGCACCCTCACCCGCAGCAACTTCTTCCTTGGAAATTGGTAAAGCAATTGTGGCGCAAATACCCCAAGAGTCTCTTCTCCTGAAAATGGCAGTAAAAAATTAA
- the rfbF gene encoding glucose-1-phosphate cytidylyltransferase, with product MKAVILAGGLGTRLSEETSIKPKPMVEIGGKPILWHIMKIYSSHGINEFIICCGYKGYIIKEYFANYFLHMSDVTFDMRFNQMSIHSGYAEPWRITLVNTGDNTMTGGRLKRVKEHIGNDTFCFTYGDGVSDVNITELIKFHQEQKCLATLSAVQPAGRFGAISLGQEQTKITSFREKPEGDGAWINGGYFVLEPEVINFITDDDTVWEKEPLEKLADMEQLSAFKHNGFWQPMDTLRDKNYLEDLWKNNQAPWKVW from the coding sequence ATGAAAGCGGTGATTTTAGCTGGAGGACTGGGTACACGCCTCAGTGAAGAAACTAGTATTAAACCCAAGCCTATGGTTGAAATTGGTGGTAAGCCAATTCTCTGGCACATCATGAAAATTTATTCATCCCACGGGATTAATGAATTTATTATTTGTTGCGGCTACAAAGGTTACATCATCAAGGAGTATTTTGCTAACTACTTCTTACATATGTCAGATGTGACATTTGATATGCGATTTAACCAGATGAGTATACATTCTGGATATGCTGAACCCTGGCGCATCACCTTAGTAAATACAGGTGATAATACAATGACAGGCGGGCGTTTAAAGCGAGTCAAAGAACATATTGGTAACGACACTTTTTGTTTCACTTATGGTGATGGAGTCAGTGATGTAAATATCACAGAATTAATTAAATTTCATCAAGAACAAAAATGTTTAGCAACACTCAGTGCAGTGCAACCAGCAGGAAGATTTGGGGCAATTTCTCTAGGACAAGAACAAACCAAAATTACGAGTTTTCGAGAAAAACCTGAAGGTGATGGTGCTTGGATTAATGGTGGCTATTTTGTTCTGGAACCAGAAGTAATCAACTTTATTACTGATGATGATACTGTTTGGGAAAAAGAGCCATTAGAAAAGTTAGCTGATATGGAACAATTATCGGCTTTTAAACATAATGGTTTTTGGCAACCTATGGATACTTTAAGAGACAAAAACTACTTAGAGGATCTATGGAAAAATAATCAAGCTCCGTGGAAAGTTTGGTAA
- a CDS encoding tetratricopeptide repeat protein has translation MQVIRCFPKPELLDLTVNLGRGGEACVYAVPSDENLVAKIYHKPVVTHAQKLQVMLAKPPENPTANLGHISIAWPRELLQAADGSGSIIGFLMPRIRKMRPIMDFYNPGNRRQNCPLFNYQYLLRTARNLAAAFAALHASQYCIGDVNESNILVSDTALITLVDTDSFQVRDSEQNIVYRCPVGKPEYTPPELQNKTFAQYDRNSSHDVFGLAVLIFQLLMEGTHPFSGIFQGVFDPPAYEARIVDGHFTYCQKRQVPYRPTPVSPPWEMLHPSLRDLFVRCFEDGHHNPQLRPSAQTWFSAIAVAEENLVTCTINSQHLYNNHLKQCPWCERALRLGGRDPFPSLEAIASREHLQPRRKPKKRHTHTPRFRKPVTVGSSVHHWQPIFTQNFSTVQPPKNSKKSKFYTVMFCLLGFGLLGYLDVMIKFTRPFVSQNPYTQQTLMSRQENNTDLVDQSLTFEDYYERGNMDYQKREYEQAIDNFSQGIKKNPNYAKLFINRGNARYNINDFEGALADYNQALKINPQEVKALVNRGNAYYMLADYSNDPDQEYKKAINNFNTALNLNSHDTEAYIRRGIVRSQIAKYSNNSQQEYQKSIADFTQAIKLNLSKAEAYFQRGLARYQFAQYSSNYAQEYKQAISDFTQAININPHMAKVYLKRGMVYYELAQYGESQVKENHAQAIEDLEKSAQMYLQQEDMDNYQQALSNICVIVSKKCDTLFQSSNIFEQVNP, from the coding sequence ATGCAGGTAATACGTTGTTTTCCCAAGCCAGAACTTCTCGATCTCACCGTTAATTTAGGGCGTGGTGGAGAAGCTTGTGTATATGCAGTGCCATCAGATGAAAATTTAGTGGCAAAAATTTATCACAAGCCAGTTGTCACCCATGCTCAAAAACTTCAGGTGATGCTTGCCAAACCGCCTGAAAACCCTACAGCTAATTTAGGGCATATTTCCATTGCTTGGCCACGAGAGTTATTACAAGCAGCAGATGGTAGTGGGAGCATAATCGGCTTTTTAATGCCCCGCATTCGCAAGATGCGGCCGATTATGGACTTTTACAATCCTGGAAACCGTCGCCAAAACTGCCCCTTATTCAATTATCAGTATTTACTCAGGACTGCTCGCAATTTAGCCGCAGCTTTTGCCGCTTTGCACGCTAGTCAATACTGTATTGGCGATGTGAATGAGTCGAATATTCTAGTGAGTGATACCGCCTTAATCACCTTGGTAGATACAGACTCATTCCAAGTACGTGACTCAGAACAGAATATTGTCTATCGTTGTCCAGTCGGTAAACCAGAATATACTCCACCAGAATTACAGAATAAAACTTTCGCTCAGTACGATCGCAACAGTTCCCATGATGTATTTGGATTAGCAGTACTGATATTTCAATTGTTAATGGAAGGGACTCACCCATTTTCAGGGATTTTTCAAGGTGTATTTGACCCCCCTGCCTATGAAGCTAGGATAGTTGATGGTCATTTTACATATTGTCAAAAACGGCAAGTTCCCTATCGGCCAACCCCCGTTTCACCCCCTTGGGAAATGCTTCATCCTAGTTTAAGGGATTTGTTTGTCCGTTGTTTTGAAGATGGCCATCACAATCCCCAATTGCGACCTAGCGCTCAAACCTGGTTCTCAGCAATAGCTGTGGCAGAAGAAAATCTTGTTACTTGTACTATAAATTCTCAGCATCTTTATAATAATCACCTGAAGCAATGTCCTTGGTGTGAACGTGCTTTGCGATTAGGTGGACGCGATCCTTTTCCATCACTGGAAGCGATCGCTTCGAGAGAACATCTGCAACCGCGCCGAAAACCCAAAAAGCGCCACACACACACTCCTCGATTCCGAAAACCAGTTACAGTCGGCTCTTCAGTACACCATTGGCAACCAATATTTACTCAAAACTTTTCTACAGTTCAACCTCCCAAAAATTCAAAAAAATCCAAATTCTACACAGTTATGTTTTGTCTTTTGGGTTTTGGTTTGTTGGGATATTTAGACGTAATGATTAAATTTACTCGTCCATTTGTTTCTCAAAATCCTTACACTCAACAAACGTTGATGTCTCGCCAAGAAAATAATACTGATTTAGTAGATCAAAGTCTGACTTTTGAAGATTACTATGAGCGAGGTAACATGGATTATCAAAAACGAGAATATGAGCAAGCCATTGATAATTTTAGCCAAGGCATCAAAAAAAATCCTAATTACGCAAAATTATTTATTAATCGAGGTAATGCCCGCTACAATATCAATGATTTTGAAGGAGCATTAGCAGACTATAACCAGGCTCTTAAAATTAATCCTCAGGAAGTAAAAGCACTTGTGAACCGAGGTAATGCCTATTATATGCTTGCCGACTATAGTAATGATCCTGATCAAGAGTATAAGAAAGCTATCAATAACTTTAATACTGCTCTTAACCTGAATAGTCATGATACTGAAGCTTATATTAGACGGGGTATAGTTCGTTCTCAAATTGCTAAATATAGCAATAATTCCCAACAAGAATATCAAAAATCAATTGCGGATTTTACTCAAGCTATCAAACTTAATTTATCTAAAGCAGAAGCTTATTTTCAAAGAGGTCTTGCCCGTTATCAATTTGCTCAATATAGCAGCAATTATGCACAAGAATATAAACAGGCAATTAGTGATTTTACCCAAGCCATAAATATCAATCCTCATATGGCAAAAGTGTATCTCAAGCGAGGGATGGTGTACTATGAACTAGCACAATATGGAGAAAGTCAAGTTAAAGAAAATCATGCCCAAGCAATTGAAGATTTAGAAAAATCTGCTCAAATGTACCTGCAACAAGAGGATATGGATAATTATCAGCAAGCTCTCAGTAACATTTGCGTGATCGTATCCAAAAAGTGTGATACTTTATTCCAGAGTTCAAATATTTTTGAACAAGTTAATCCCTAG